The proteins below come from a single Gimesia alba genomic window:
- a CDS encoding helix-turn-helix domain-containing protein produces MNVPEIEDRLEKIEMLLSELIQQKSQKEWYSTADLAELTGRAEFTVREWCRLGRITAEKEANGRKHEWRVSHEEVQRILNHGPRPLILRN; encoded by the coding sequence ATGAACGTCCCAGAAATTGAGGATCGACTCGAAAAGATCGAAATGCTTCTCTCTGAACTGATCCAACAAAAGTCTCAGAAGGAATGGTATAGCACAGCGGATCTCGCGGAACTTACAGGCCGGGCCGAGTTTACAGTCCGCGAGTGGTGCCGCCTTGGTCGTATTACTGCAGAAAAGGAAGCTAATGGGCGGAAACATGAATGGCGAGTCAGTCATGAAGAAGTCCAACGCATTCTAAATCATGGTCCAAGACCACTCATCCTTCGAAATTGA
- a CDS encoding glycosyltransferase, whose amino-acid sequence MNFKRIALIFDNQARPETTGFYCRRALGDLVDVEHFLPEEIPEIPADQFDLFLNIDDGFQYHLPEHLRPAACWVIDTHMDLPWCVEKASHYDFVFAAQQDGARKLQNKGISSALWLPLACDPEIHRPYQVEKQYDFSFVGNLIGQERCDLLNTLVQKYPDHFIGQKYFEEMARIYSASRVVFNHSVKNDINMRVFEALGCGSLLLTNDLAENGQAELFSEGQHFATYTCPEEMLDKVDYYLKHESEREKLARQGHELAFSQHTYQHRMQALLTSIEDRQSKTSVSMNVQAPSPVNSSTEERGHRNHHIPLPEKSVSACLLSWKRPDNLGQIISHLRQYAFIDDILIWNNNPEIHLEIDIAGVHVIQADQNLVTYGRFLCAQQAQHPIIFTQDDDCIVHNIPELYEAFLASPDRIAHGLKHPHLFANAENCFGKAQMSLVGWGAFFQKEWVNVFDAYKEKYGVDELLVRKADRIFSLLLNRRHQSSLADVTDLDGASGEEALSVREDHMDLSEQAVIRALSLLENSSSKHSQESKVGDKTIPTLSQNSSKQDRPYFEFPRPEVVALIPSTAQSILDLGCGTGRLGESLKQRQSAQVTGVELDPLAAQDARNRLDRVVQHDIETLSNEFSEAEFDCVVCADVLEHLKSPDQTLKQIAHWLTPDGTIVASIPNVRNQSVLAGLIEGNWTYERAGLLDQTHYRFFTRREIEKLFFRAGYQIDQLQIVPGPGYQQWQEQGYPGKVQIGSLHIDGLPPEEVEEFYAYQYLITATKRPQPDYGLTSIIIVTHNQLPYTQQCIDSLRMRTDEPYELILVDNGSTDGTPDYFNSLADADVILNSENLGFPAAVNQGIAAASGDNILLLNNDTLMTTGWLHRLLARLHSSEDIGIVGPVSNNISGPQQIPVTYTDLASLDGFAWDLGKRHDQQSLDESRLVGFCMLFKRTLVDKIGTLDERFGIGCFEDDDFCRRANAAGYRTVIAADSFVHHFGSRSFIGSNADFTGIMQENEQKYREKWQTPVEQKELSQDTMETDKVDYPHTLSLCMIVRDNEDTIGPCLESIKPWVDEIIIVDTGSKDRTPDICREYGARMFEFPWCDDFSAARNESIKHALGKWIFWMDSDDTITEECGRKLKELAAQDHPDHLLGFIMQVHCPGPEGDVSMTAVDHVKLFRNYPDLRFEHRIHEQIIPAIRRRGGDVSWTDLYVVHSGSDHSVEGRKRKLERDYRLLELDNTERPNHPFVLFNLGMTYADDEKYPEAIKYLKQCLDVSHPSESQVRKAYALLVNALSQNEQHLEAWDYCCQGLTHFPGDKELLFRQAMLHHHFGRLIDAEKTYLRVLNEQTDRHFTSIDVGLCGYKTRHNLAVVYDDMGKHEQAEEQWRLIIKEIPNYTTAWKCLGETLLKARKLEQVEQLTMTMCGQVETHIDGFILSARLLEQQGDPNQAIELLEKKLTQKPQELGLLRELCRLHFEQSTLEDSLNVLHKLAEQDPGDASAFHNLGTAYLQLNQFEEAVTNYRKSLEIRPNSAETWNLLGHVYHNQGDILNAKNAWQETLRIFPGHKEASQQLNFM is encoded by the coding sequence GTGAATTTCAAGCGTATCGCTCTCATTTTTGACAATCAGGCACGTCCCGAAACGACTGGATTTTACTGTCGACGTGCATTAGGAGATTTAGTGGATGTAGAACACTTTCTACCAGAAGAAATTCCAGAAATTCCCGCTGATCAGTTTGATCTGTTTCTCAATATTGACGACGGCTTTCAATATCATTTACCTGAGCATCTCAGACCAGCAGCTTGCTGGGTGATTGATACACACATGGATTTACCCTGGTGTGTGGAAAAAGCGTCTCATTACGATTTTGTGTTTGCTGCGCAGCAAGATGGTGCCAGAAAACTCCAAAACAAAGGCATTTCATCCGCACTGTGGTTGCCTTTAGCCTGTGATCCAGAAATTCACCGTCCCTATCAGGTAGAGAAACAGTATGACTTTTCTTTTGTAGGAAATCTGATTGGCCAGGAGCGGTGTGACTTACTTAATACGCTCGTTCAAAAATATCCGGATCACTTTATTGGCCAGAAATATTTTGAAGAGATGGCCCGCATCTATTCCGCTTCCCGCGTAGTCTTTAACCACAGTGTTAAAAACGATATCAACATGCGCGTATTCGAAGCATTAGGTTGTGGCAGTCTGTTGCTCACCAATGATCTGGCTGAGAACGGACAGGCTGAATTGTTTTCAGAGGGACAACATTTTGCCACCTATACTTGTCCTGAAGAAATGCTCGACAAAGTGGACTATTACCTGAAACATGAGTCAGAACGGGAAAAACTTGCTCGGCAGGGACACGAGTTAGCGTTTTCTCAGCACACGTATCAGCACCGTATGCAGGCGTTACTGACATCGATTGAAGACCGGCAATCAAAAACCAGCGTTTCTATGAATGTTCAGGCCCCCTCTCCTGTAAATTCTTCAACCGAAGAACGAGGTCACAGAAATCACCATATTCCCCTACCGGAGAAATCCGTTTCAGCCTGTCTGCTTTCCTGGAAACGTCCTGACAATCTCGGTCAAATCATTTCCCATCTGCGGCAGTACGCGTTCATTGATGACATCCTGATCTGGAACAACAATCCGGAAATACATCTGGAAATCGACATCGCGGGCGTACACGTCATTCAAGCCGATCAAAATCTAGTTACTTATGGACGGTTTTTATGTGCTCAACAAGCGCAGCATCCAATTATTTTCACGCAGGACGATGATTGTATCGTCCACAACATTCCTGAACTGTATGAAGCCTTTCTCGCGTCACCCGATCGGATTGCCCATGGACTCAAGCATCCCCATCTATTTGCGAATGCAGAGAACTGTTTCGGAAAGGCACAGATGTCACTGGTAGGCTGGGGAGCTTTTTTTCAAAAAGAATGGGTAAATGTATTCGATGCGTACAAAGAGAAATATGGGGTTGACGAACTTCTGGTTCGAAAAGCGGATCGTATCTTTTCGTTACTGCTGAATCGTCGTCATCAGTCATCGTTAGCGGATGTCACCGATCTGGATGGTGCCAGTGGAGAAGAAGCGCTTTCGGTGCGGGAAGACCATATGGACTTGAGCGAGCAAGCAGTAATACGGGCTCTTTCATTATTGGAAAATTCCTCAAGTAAGCATTCTCAAGAATCAAAAGTTGGAGATAAAACAATTCCTACACTTTCTCAAAATTCATCCAAACAGGACCGTCCCTATTTCGAATTCCCCCGTCCAGAAGTCGTGGCTTTAATTCCGTCAACAGCACAATCAATACTCGACCTGGGATGCGGCACAGGACGCTTGGGTGAATCGCTCAAACAGCGCCAATCAGCGCAGGTCACGGGAGTTGAATTAGATCCACTGGCAGCACAGGACGCCCGTAATCGTCTGGACCGAGTCGTTCAACACGATATCGAAACACTCTCCAATGAATTTTCTGAAGCAGAATTTGATTGTGTGGTTTGTGCGGATGTGCTTGAGCATTTGAAGTCTCCGGATCAGACTTTAAAGCAAATTGCCCATTGGCTGACTCCAGACGGAACGATTGTTGCCAGTATCCCCAATGTCAGAAATCAGAGTGTTCTCGCTGGCCTGATTGAAGGAAACTGGACTTACGAACGTGCTGGACTGCTTGATCAGACTCATTACCGATTTTTTACCAGGCGTGAAATTGAAAAGTTGTTCTTCCGCGCCGGTTACCAGATCGACCAACTCCAGATTGTACCAGGACCGGGATACCAGCAATGGCAAGAACAGGGATACCCGGGCAAAGTTCAAATCGGCAGTCTGCACATTGATGGCCTCCCTCCTGAGGAAGTCGAAGAATTCTACGCCTATCAGTATTTGATTACCGCTACCAAACGCCCTCAACCGGATTATGGCCTGACTTCGATTATCATTGTGACGCATAATCAACTGCCCTACACACAGCAATGCATCGACAGTTTAAGAATGCGAACCGATGAGCCGTATGAACTCATTCTGGTCGACAATGGATCCACCGATGGTACCCCCGATTACTTCAACTCGCTTGCTGACGCAGATGTCATCTTGAACTCCGAAAATCTAGGATTCCCGGCAGCCGTGAATCAAGGAATCGCGGCTGCTTCAGGAGACAATATTCTGCTTCTGAATAATGACACATTGATGACCACGGGCTGGTTACATCGCCTGCTGGCACGACTACATTCTTCTGAAGATATCGGAATAGTGGGCCCGGTATCTAATAATATCAGCGGACCTCAACAGATCCCTGTGACCTATACCGATTTAGCCAGCCTGGATGGTTTCGCCTGGGATTTGGGAAAACGACATGATCAGCAGTCGCTGGATGAATCCAGGCTGGTCGGTTTTTGTATGCTCTTCAAACGAACGTTGGTTGACAAAATTGGAACACTGGATGAACGCTTCGGCATTGGATGCTTTGAAGACGATGATTTTTGTCGCAGGGCCAATGCTGCCGGGTACCGTACTGTGATTGCTGCCGACTCGTTCGTGCATCACTTCGGTAGTCGCTCTTTCATTGGATCAAATGCAGATTTCACAGGAATCATGCAAGAAAATGAGCAGAAATATCGAGAGAAATGGCAAACACCAGTCGAACAAAAAGAACTGTCTCAAGACACAATGGAAACTGACAAAGTCGATTATCCACATACGCTCTCACTCTGCATGATTGTCCGTGACAATGAAGATACCATCGGTCCCTGTCTGGAAAGCATTAAGCCCTGGGTAGATGAAATTATCATTGTTGACACCGGCTCAAAAGATCGCACCCCTGATATTTGCCGTGAGTACGGTGCCCGCATGTTTGAATTCCCTTGGTGCGATGATTTTTCAGCCGCACGTAATGAGTCTATCAAACATGCGCTAGGAAAATGGATTTTCTGGATGGACTCCGATGATACTATCACGGAAGAATGCGGTCGAAAGCTAAAAGAACTGGCGGCACAAGACCATCCAGACCACTTGCTGGGCTTTATCATGCAGGTTCATTGCCCAGGACCGGAAGGTGATGTCAGTATGACAGCCGTGGATCATGTGAAACTGTTTCGAAATTATCCGGATTTGCGTTTTGAGCATCGAATTCATGAGCAGATAATTCCCGCCATCCGTAGGAGAGGAGGCGATGTATCCTGGACCGATCTGTATGTTGTGCATTCAGGATCTGATCACAGTGTCGAAGGACGAAAGCGAAAGCTGGAACGCGATTATCGGCTCCTCGAATTGGATAATACGGAACGCCCCAACCATCCCTTTGTGCTCTTCAATCTGGGAATGACTTATGCAGATGATGAGAAATATCCAGAGGCCATCAAGTATCTGAAACAATGTCTGGATGTCTCTCATCCCAGTGAATCTCAGGTTCGCAAGGCCTACGCATTGTTGGTCAATGCCCTTTCTCAAAACGAGCAACACCTGGAGGCCTGGGACTATTGTTGCCAGGGGCTGACCCACTTTCCCGGTGACAAGGAACTTTTGTTTCGGCAAGCGATGTTACACCACCACTTTGGTCGGTTAATCGATGCAGAAAAAACATATCTGCGAGTCCTGAATGAACAAACCGATCGTCACTTTACCAGTATCGATGTCGGCCTGTGTGGTTACAAAACTCGGCATAACCTCGCCGTTGTTTATGATGACATGGGCAAGCACGAACAGGCGGAAGAACAATGGCGCCTCATCATCAAAGAAATTCCAAACTATACCACTGCCTGGAAATGTCTGGGAGAAACTCTACTCAAAGCTAGGAAACTGGAACAGGTCGAACAGCTGACAATGACGATGTGTGGACAAGTTGAAACCCACATCGATGGTTTCATTCTTTCTGCACGACTTTTGGAGCAGCAAGGCGATCCCAATCAAGCGATCGAATTATTGGAAAAAAAGCTCACACAAAAACCACAGGAACTCGGTTTGCTGAGAGAGCTCTGTCGTTTACACTTCGAACAATCTACGCTAGAGGACTCACTCAATGTCTTGCATAAATTGGCCGAACAGGATCCTGGTGATGCTTCCGCATTCCATAATCTGGGAACGGCGTATCTACAGCTTAATCAATTTGAAGAAGCAGTCACTAATTACAGGAAATCACTTGAAATTAGACCGAATTCTGCAGAAACCTGGAATCTCCTCGGCCATGTTTATCATAACCAAGGTGATATTTTAAATGCAAAAAATGCCTGGCAGGAAACACTACGAATTTTCCCAGGACATAAAGAGGCTTCACAGCAATTAAACTTTATGTAA
- a CDS encoding class I SAM-dependent methyltransferase, whose amino-acid sequence MAHPAQQEFCHEVKQRFSNFFEGTRVLEVGSRNINGSVRDEFINSDYTGIDAEAGPDVDQICLGHEFQSDPGSFDVVCSNETFEHDPYAAQTVSHMLTLLRPGGLFFMTCAGEGRKEHGTTRTGTRYGPDANFYQNVSLPLFLSWIQETIFEELYLKHNRQASDLYCYAIKAQ is encoded by the coding sequence ATGGCGCATCCTGCACAACAAGAATTTTGTCACGAAGTAAAACAACGATTTTCGAACTTTTTTGAGGGGACACGAGTTCTGGAAGTCGGTTCACGCAACATTAACGGCTCTGTGCGTGACGAATTTATTAATTCAGATTACACCGGAATTGATGCAGAGGCAGGCCCTGATGTCGACCAGATTTGCTTAGGACATGAATTCCAGTCCGATCCGGGATCATTCGATGTCGTCTGTTCGAATGAAACTTTTGAGCATGATCCGTATGCTGCTCAGACTGTTTCTCATATGTTAACACTCCTGCGTCCTGGTGGCCTTTTCTTCATGACATGCGCAGGTGAAGGGCGAAAGGAGCATGGGACTACGCGCACCGGGACCCGCTATGGTCCTGATGCCAACTTCTATCAAAATGTCAGCCTGCCACTGTTTCTCTCCTGGATCCAGGAAACGATCTTTGAGGAACTCTATCTAAAACATAATCGACAGGCTAGCGACTTATATTGTTATGCCATCAAAGCACAATAG
- a CDS encoding tyrosine-type recombinase/integrase, producing the protein MASLENRTGYFNVVFRFGGKKYTRSLHTDDESEANRLLANLEQTVRDVKSGRISLPPDADIPTFLLSDGKLTTPHVSDSDSISETRLSLHDLFESFFTSLPDDSLEESTISLIKTHRNNLLRILGKDVVIEDIDLNALDLYSKKRRRENGRRKGKVSSYTIKKELVTLRRVLQWGKKRDKHDSEIPEIRDVQLPKSAERPIFQTFNEITVQIEQGDLTEEQQSELWECLYLRTDEIDQLIQHVRKKASHTFLYPMIVAAAHTGARRSELMRSQLTDIRGDVLIIREKKRRRGQESTRRVPMSSLLKETLQEWKDEHPGGKYTFALMDIFNQKQAKKARPITRDEAHSSFKRVLKNSKWSVIPGWHCLRHSFISNLASHSIDQRLIDEFVGHTTEEMRRRYRHLFPEVKQAAIRSVFH; encoded by the coding sequence ATGGCCTCACTTGAGAACCGCACTGGCTATTTCAATGTCGTGTTTCGGTTCGGCGGCAAGAAGTATACGCGGTCGCTGCATACCGATGACGAGTCAGAAGCCAATCGATTACTGGCAAATCTTGAACAGACGGTTCGAGACGTTAAGAGTGGTCGAATTTCTTTGCCACCTGATGCCGATATTCCAACGTTTTTGCTGTCTGATGGCAAATTAACAACTCCTCATGTCAGTGATAGTGATTCAATTTCTGAAACTCGGCTCTCTCTTCACGACCTTTTCGAATCGTTTTTTACTTCGTTGCCAGACGATTCCCTGGAAGAATCAACGATCTCGTTAATAAAAACACATCGGAATAATTTACTCCGCATTCTGGGGAAAGATGTAGTCATTGAAGACATTGATTTGAACGCCCTTGATCTCTACAGCAAGAAACGTCGGAGAGAAAATGGTCGTCGGAAAGGAAAAGTTAGCTCATATACAATTAAAAAAGAACTGGTCACTTTGAGACGCGTACTTCAGTGGGGTAAGAAGCGTGACAAACATGATTCTGAGATTCCTGAAATTCGAGATGTACAACTTCCAAAGTCAGCCGAACGACCTATCTTTCAAACCTTCAATGAAATCACAGTTCAGATCGAACAGGGCGATCTGACTGAGGAACAGCAAAGCGAGCTCTGGGAATGCTTGTATCTGAGAACAGATGAGATTGATCAATTGATTCAACATGTGCGTAAGAAAGCATCGCACACGTTTCTATATCCAATGATTGTCGCGGCAGCACATACAGGAGCCCGTCGTAGTGAACTCATGCGATCGCAGCTCACCGACATTCGGGGTGATGTACTTATTATTCGCGAGAAAAAGCGTCGTCGTGGGCAAGAATCAACGCGCAGGGTTCCAATGTCTTCGCTACTGAAAGAAACACTGCAGGAATGGAAAGACGAGCATCCTGGTGGAAAATATACATTCGCCCTAATGGATATATTCAATCAAAAACAGGCTAAAAAAGCCCGACCTATTACACGTGATGAGGCACACAGTAGTTTCAAGAGAGTGTTGAAAAACAGTAAATGGAGCGTCATTCCGGGGTGGCATTGCCTGCGGCATTCCTTCATCAGTAATCTTGCATCCCATTCAATTGACCAAAGGCTGATCGATGAATTCGTGGGACACACGACGGAAGAAATGCGCCGTCGTTATCGTCACCTCTTTCCCGAAGTGAAACAAGCTGCGATTCGGTCAGTGTTTCATTGA
- a CDS encoding glycosyltransferase family 4 protein, with protein MTEQRSHIGIGPVYPGIGSWEWIGKEIGEELSKNYEIEFFTKSIPHCDLAIIVKYDFPQLMETRPPDVPVIFCPVDGYGSVRDIDRDGNWLFQCRQIIAHAESLRKYFNSYAPVEYLDHHVRFVSETLGFKPEEGPILWTGICSNLPPLVEWINRNPLPRELWILTNLEQRASAVSPIKLGFTGNQAVRIEKWTPDKHVEWAGLANCAIDIKGTDFRARHKPPTKAIECLASGLPLAMNSDSSSVRHLAKQGFQVASVDDHEYWFSDEYRERTLEFGAELRESLSRKNIGKRFKTIIDRILIGVSARQTVSQRFSVPSVNSVATLTESNGSISQPLDSDGNQKIAIVSFLYNWPSTGGGNIHTTELVQFLEQSRYEVRHFCVRYDPWQIGQIESGAPIQSQILNFAPEEWKANTIRDRIRMAVREWGPDCVLITDSWNFKPHLADAVNEFPYFLRMQALECLCPLNNLQILPGPQGIVACENNQFTNAETCFNCLVKNRSGQLHQLERQLSGVGSTEYNELLQQSFQNAEAVLVLNPTIAAQYESICDRVEVVTWGMDDSRFPWPLPADEKCPSEISESKVSIIFAGLIHEPIKGFPVLLAACEQLWKTRQDFELIVTSDPPQEQQEFVKYVGWKSQAELPRYYRHSDLCAVPTVVPDGLSRTSVEAMASGLAVIASNLGGLPFSVSDQKTGLLCQPGDVRDWTRKLNQLLDHPEQLNAYGENGRRQFEERFRWQDVIQRDYQRLFNKTNQPLFK; from the coding sequence ATGACAGAGCAACGATCTCACATCGGTATAGGTCCTGTTTACCCTGGCATTGGTTCCTGGGAATGGATCGGAAAAGAGATTGGAGAGGAGCTGTCAAAGAATTATGAGATCGAATTCTTTACGAAGTCTATTCCCCATTGTGATCTGGCCATCATTGTTAAGTACGACTTTCCGCAATTGATGGAGACAAGACCTCCAGATGTCCCAGTGATTTTTTGCCCTGTAGATGGCTACGGGTCCGTGCGTGACATTGACCGAGACGGAAACTGGCTGTTTCAATGCCGACAGATCATCGCACACGCTGAATCGCTCCGAAAATATTTCAACTCATATGCGCCTGTAGAATATCTCGATCATCATGTGCGATTCGTTTCTGAAACGCTTGGTTTTAAGCCAGAAGAGGGACCAATTCTCTGGACGGGAATCTGTTCAAATCTTCCCCCCTTGGTTGAATGGATCAACCGCAATCCACTGCCTCGTGAACTGTGGATTCTCACGAATCTGGAGCAGAGAGCATCAGCTGTCTCTCCAATCAAACTAGGATTTACTGGAAATCAGGCAGTTCGTATTGAGAAATGGACTCCGGACAAACACGTTGAGTGGGCCGGACTTGCTAATTGTGCAATCGATATCAAGGGTACAGATTTTCGGGCCAGACACAAACCACCGACTAAAGCCATTGAATGCCTCGCATCCGGTTTGCCTCTGGCTATGAACTCAGACAGTTCCAGCGTCAGACATTTAGCCAAACAAGGGTTTCAAGTAGCTTCAGTCGACGATCATGAATATTGGTTTTCTGATGAATATCGTGAACGAACGCTTGAATTTGGAGCTGAGTTACGAGAGTCGCTTTCACGGAAGAACATCGGCAAGCGTTTCAAAACGATTATTGATCGCATATTGATTGGTGTATCTGCCAGGCAGACAGTGTCTCAGAGATTCTCAGTTCCCTCAGTGAATTCTGTAGCCACGTTGACTGAATCTAACGGTTCCATCTCTCAACCACTTGATTCTGATGGTAACCAGAAAATCGCCATCGTCAGTTTTTTATATAACTGGCCATCAACGGGTGGCGGCAATATCCATACTACGGAACTGGTTCAGTTTCTGGAACAGTCTAGGTACGAAGTGCGACACTTCTGTGTCCGCTATGATCCCTGGCAGATCGGCCAGATTGAATCTGGTGCTCCTATTCAAAGTCAAATCTTGAATTTTGCACCAGAAGAATGGAAAGCAAATACAATTCGGGATCGTATTCGAATGGCAGTTCGTGAGTGGGGGCCAGACTGTGTGCTCATCACAGACAGTTGGAATTTCAAACCCCATCTGGCAGATGCCGTCAATGAGTTTCCTTACTTTCTGCGAATGCAGGCCTTGGAGTGTCTTTGCCCCCTGAATAATTTACAGATTCTTCCAGGACCTCAAGGTATTGTTGCCTGTGAAAATAATCAATTTACCAACGCGGAGACGTGTTTTAACTGCCTTGTCAAAAATCGATCCGGTCAGCTTCACCAGTTAGAACGACAGCTTAGCGGAGTCGGATCGACTGAATACAATGAACTCCTACAGCAATCATTTCAAAATGCGGAAGCAGTGTTGGTATTGAATCCCACTATTGCAGCGCAATATGAATCTATTTGTGATCGTGTGGAAGTCGTCACCTGGGGAATGGATGACTCCCGATTCCCCTGGCCACTGCCTGCAGACGAAAAGTGCCCTTCAGAAATCAGTGAGTCCAAAGTTTCCATCATCTTTGCCGGGCTCATCCATGAACCAATCAAAGGGTTCCCTGTTTTACTGGCAGCCTGTGAACAGCTCTGGAAGACAAGGCAGGACTTCGAATTGATTGTGACCTCTGATCCCCCTCAGGAACAACAGGAATTTGTGAAATATGTGGGCTGGAAGTCACAGGCAGAACTTCCCCGCTACTATCGGCACTCTGATCTCTGTGCCGTACCGACTGTCGTTCCTGATGGTCTGAGTCGAACTTCAGTTGAAGCAATGGCCAGTGGCTTAGCCGTTATAGCCAGCAATCTTGGGGGACTCCCTTTTAGTGTTTCAGACCAGAAAACAGGTTTGCTCTGCCAACCAGGAGATGTCAGAGACTGGACAAGGAAGCTCAATCAACTACTCGATCACCCAGAGCAATTAAACGCCTATGGAGAAAATGGAAGAAGGCAATTTGAAGAACGATTTCGATGGCAGGATGTCATCCAACGCGATTACCAACGACTTTTCAATAAGACGAATCAGCCTTTATTTAAATAA